The Arcanobacterium wilhelmae region CTCACTCGTTCGTCTACAACTACCGCGATCGTAAGGTCCGCAAGAACGAGTTCCGTAAGCTCTGGATTGCTCGTATCAACGCTGGCGCACGCGCTAACGGGATGACTTACAACCGTCTCATCCAGGGTCTTCGCCTGGCTGAGCTCGAGATTGACCGCCGCATGCTCGCTGAGCTCGCTGTGAACGATCCGGCCGCTTTCGCTGCGGTTGTGGAGAAGGCCCGCAAGGCTCTCCCGGCCGATGTGAACGCTCCGGTTGCCTGAATTGAGGCTTGAAATGAGGCGCACGCCGTTTGGCGTGCGCCTCATTTTTTGATGCCCTTTGGAGTCGTCGAGGGGGCACGTGAGGGTAACTGGGCGTCGGCGTCGTGAGGTTTGTGATTGCGGCGTTCCTCCGTTGCTGGGAACAACCCCACAGCAGTGCGAGGATATTGTTGAGTTGCTCAGCCGCTAAGATGGAGCACATGCGCAATACGATTGATCGAATGACGGGCCAATTGAAGAAAGTTGCGGGTCTATACTCGCGCAACGCTCGGCGAAAGTGGGAGCGCGCGGTTGTTGAAGGTCCGCAGGCGGTCCGTGAGGTACTGTCATCCGCGCCGGAGCTCATTCGTGATGTCTACGCCACTGATGAGGCGCTCGCTTCACACCCAGATGTTGATTCGTTACTGCGCGCAGTTGATCCATTTACCCACATGTTGCCGCGAGATTTGTTTGAGCAGCTCACTACCACGGCGCAGGGCATACTCGCAGTGATCGACATCCCTGACGAAGTTCCCTTCGATTCACTGATGGCCGATTCGCCGAATCTGATCGTCTGCGCTGTGCAGTTGTCGGATCCCGGCAATTTGGGAACGATTGTGCGTAGCGCAGATGCGGCCGGCGCCGATGCCGTGATCCTCGGGCAGGGTAGCGTCGAGGCGATGAACCCGAAGGTGATTCGCTCCACTGCCGGCTCGTTGTTCCATCTTCCGATTCTTGAGGAAGAAGACGTGCCGAGCGTGGTTGAGCGGGTAAAGGCCGCGGGTATGCAGGTCTTGCTCGCCGACGGCGGTGGTGATGTCGATCTTGTTGATCTTCAACACGCGGCCGTTATGGGAGCGTTGAAAGGCGAAGCACCAGAAGGGATTGACCTGCGCCGCCCAACATTGTGGCTTGTCGGGAACGAGGCGCACGGCTTTACCGTGGCGCAGCGTGCGCTTGCTGATGCTGTAGTTTCTGTCCCGATGTGGGGTGGCTCAGAATCATTGAATGTTGCCATGGCAACGACGCTGTGCCTCTATGCTTCGGCGTCGGCGCAACGGTGC contains the following coding sequences:
- the rplT gene encoding 50S ribosomal protein L20; the encoded protein is MARVKNAVNAKKKRRTTLDRASGYRGQRSRLYRKAKEQVTHSFVYNYRDRKVRKNEFRKLWIARINAGARANGMTYNRLIQGLRLAELEIDRRMLAELAVNDPAAFAAVVEKARKALPADVNAPVA
- a CDS encoding TrmH family RNA methyltransferase → MRNTIDRMTGQLKKVAGLYSRNARRKWERAVVEGPQAVREVLSSAPELIRDVYATDEALASHPDVDSLLRAVDPFTHMLPRDLFEQLTTTAQGILAVIDIPDEVPFDSLMADSPNLIVCAVQLSDPGNLGTIVRSADAAGADAVILGQGSVEAMNPKVIRSTAGSLFHLPILEEEDVPSVVERVKAAGMQVLLADGGGDVDLVDLQHAAVMGALKGEAPEGIDLRRPTLWLVGNEAHGFTVAQRALADAVVSVPMWGGSESLNVAMATTLCLYASASAQRCAN